The region AGATCTGCGCTGAAAATCCTATCGGATACTACTGTCAAGTATATACAGGGAATGGGATCTTCGTATTCATCTAAACTACGGCTCTGGCAAAGAGGACGGCTGGTTGTGCCAACATACCAATCTATCGTATCCGATGGATGTTCTAGTCTGCAAAATGCAGAGAAGGTAGATGTATAAAGCAGTGGATTCTGACTGTTTTCATATCTCATCTTTACTTTACACTTGTATCATTATCTTTGAAGAAGATGAGGTTTCTGTCTTACTTGAGTCAAGCCCTCTTGGCATGCATCCCCCTCACTGAAGCCCACCCAGGCATGGGCGACACAATGAACGAGATGCGCTATCTAGCCGCTCGTGAGAAGCGTCAGGCCGCCAAAGAGCTCATCGGGGACCTCAAGACCCTCGCAGACTCCAAGCTTACAGCCATTGGCAAAGACATCAAAGCCATCATTCTTGACCAGAAGTCTGCCGAGTCATCTACCATTGATGGTTCGATTCCCGCCGGCAACATCGGAAGTGCAGCCTGCAAAGCGGACATGTGCTGTCACTGGAAATGGCTGGCATACGAAATGACTGCGAAGTTCAACGGGACCTCCGGCCGCTGCAGCAAGTTCGCACGCCAAGCCGTACGTCTAGGATTCCACGATGCAGCCGTGTGGTCCAAGAGCGCCAGTTACGGCGGTGCAGATGGCAGTATCCTCCTCAGCGATGAGATGTCCCGAACAGACAACAATGGGCTCGCCGATATTGCTGATCAGACAAAGAAATGGTACACCAAGTACAACCAATATGGCATGAGCATGGCCGACATCATCCAATTTGGCGCCAACGTCGCAACCGTCGTATGCCCCCTTGGCCCTCGCATCCGCACCTTCGTCGGCCGCAAAGACAATAGTAAAGCCGGGCCTACTGGCTTGCTGCCCGGCGAAAAGGACTCCGCCGACAAGCTGATCAAGCTCTTTTCCGACAAGACAATCGATGCACACGACCTCGTCGCTCTGGTTGGCGCACACACGACATCCCAGCAGCATTTTGTCAATACCGCGCGCTCAGGCGACCCCCAAGACTCTACTCCAGGAATCTGGGATATGGCATTCTATCCCCAGATAACAGGAAACCCACCAGTTCGCGTCATCAAGTTCCAGAGCGACATCAATTTGAGCAAGGACTCGAGGACTAGTCCTTCGTGGACGCAGTTTAGTGATCGCAATACGGCGCAGGGTCGTTGGAACGTGGTATGTCTCGATCAACGTCCCTCATTTGTCTGCGATGCGATGGAATTCACAGCTGACTGAACATCACAGGACTACGCCAAGGCATACACCCGTCTCTCAGTTCTCGGTGTCAACAACATCAATGATCTGAAAGAATGCACGAAGGTCCTACCTCCGGCGCGGCCGACCTTTGTCAGTGAAGACCAGGTGCTGCTGGACAGGTGGCTGAATGGCGAGTTCGATCAGTTGAACGACTTGGTGGACAACGCTATTCAGTTGACGGGTGTCATATCGTCGACTTAGGTCCATAGTGCGTCGTGGAAATGGATGCGAGATGCGTCGGAATACTAAGCTTTGTTACACGTGGTGCTGTTGTTGCCGTGGCAGTTTGTGGTGCACGATATGCCTCTTCCCTTTTGGGTTGCATGTTCAGTTTCAGGTTGCGGTGCGCAAAATGActtgagatgagatggatgGCGGGGTAATCTTTCCAATCGTGAAATGAAAATGCGAGCATCGATTACTAGTGGGGGCGAGGCGGGGCGAGGCGAGGCTGTGTTGTGAGACTATATCCAAAACGCATTAGCGCCTCGCTAGAGAAAATGAAGGTGAAGGTGGCTTGGTTCTACGATGCTGTGTGATGGCGACTTGGCTATCTGGGGTGCTGTGTACGTCGCGTTCATGTCGCATCTGGTAGTCTCATCTATTCTGCTGTCAAATCTAGATCGCACGCAGAGAGACGGAATGGCCTGCTCGTGAGCGAAAGACAGTGCATGCTTGAGGAGACCTACTATGCTGTGGAGACCAATACACCCCAATTATTCTTTCCCTCTACCACAACTGGAATGAGCCAGCTAGTTCCCTCCCATTTGTGACAAACCTAATCATCCTCACTTTGCTGCTTCTAGTAAATATGCACATGCCCAATCCTATCCCTGCACTGCCCTAGACACCTCCATCCCCAAAGATGCATGCCCGGAAGCCAGCAGCACCATCCCCCGCCTCCTTCTCGCCCGACTAACAGCCATGCAAACCCACCTCGGGACTGCACACCTCCTAGCAGCCATCCTCGACTACCCTCCTGTCATGGATTGGCTAGCCATGACGTATACTCCCGGGCGCAACATCTCCGGACTCATGCAGATGCAGTACCAGCACATGAGCATGCCGCCTTGTGTCGTGTTCGACATGTTCGCGCAATTGGTGCAAGTGCAGGCGCATCTCAGTGCGCATAGGTTGTGCCATGCGGATTTGAATGAGGGCAGAAATGTTATGCTTATTGTGCGGGAGCGAGATGCGTAGCCTTGCATTAGACTAGTCGACTATAGCAGAATGCAAGTGTGTGACGAGAGGATAGCGATGGATCGCGAGGTTCGGTTCTTTAGAAGATGGTGCATCATGGGGATGAGGTAGATAGGCGTTGGCGACGAGAGGACTTTGATCCGGCGGAATTGAAGCGGGTGGGTCTGTTTTATGTGCTGGTTTGCCTGTACGTGGTAGCaagggggagggggaggaaGATGATGCTAGAGATGCTTAGGAGAACTGCTGGTTGATCGCCGAATT is a window of Pyrenophora tritici-repentis strain M4 chromosome 2, whole genome shotgun sequence DNA encoding:
- a CDS encoding peroxidase multi-domain protein, with the translated sequence MNEMRYLAAREKRQAAKELIGDLKTLADSKLTAIGKDIKAIILDQKSAESSTIDGSIPAGNIGSAACKADMCCHWKWLAYEMTAKFNGTSGRCSKFARQAVRLGFHDAAVWSKSASYGGADGSILLSDEMSRTDNNGLADIADQTKKWYTKYNQYGMSMADIIQFGANVATVVCPLGPRIRTFVGRKDNSKAGPTGLLPGEKDSADKLIKLFSDKTIDAHDLVALVGAHTTSQQHFVNTARSGDPQDSTPGIWDMAFYPQITGNPPVRVIKFQSDINLSKDSRTSPSWTQFSDRNTAQGRWNVDYAKAYTRLSVLGVNNINDLKECTKVLPPARPTFVSEDQVLLDRWLNGEFDQLNDLVDNAIQLTGVISST